In Sorghum bicolor cultivar BTx623 chromosome 8, Sorghum_bicolor_NCBIv3, whole genome shotgun sequence, one genomic interval encodes:
- the LOC8084414 gene encoding p21-activated protein kinase-interacting protein 1-like: protein MALVAGSYERFIWGFSLKTLTSPSASTTATGASSSETLTLAPLFSYPAHTGPVRCVAAAPRAGLAASGGADDSVRLYDLPSAADLGPLLDPSAAVSALAFYSRGPVPRNLLAACDDGALLLYDADGFALLATLRAFPRHEAVEGLAVHPSGRVALAVGRAGALAMLNLVRGRRSFTCRLERPASAVAYAEDKDGGDRFVMAAEEKVAVHDSEDARVIHQMDCGKRVLVMAPAKNGVLYTGGEDRCVTAWDLSSGKVSSRIEGAHATRVKGVVVFDNRKGGSEFCNLIASASSDGIIRIWDVRAIGNGKPTPLAEANTKARLTCLSGTSLK from the exons ATGGCTCTCGTCGCCGGCTCCTACGAGCGCTTCATCTGGGGCTTCTCCCTCAAAACCCTGACCTCCCCCTCCGCCTCCACCACCGCCACAGGCGCCTCGTCCTCCGAGACCCTGACCCTCGCGCCGCTCTTCTCATACCCGGCCCACACGGGCCCGGTGCGCTGCGTGGCCGCGGCGCCACGGGCGGGGCTGGCGGCGTCCGGCGGCGCGGACGACTCCGTCCGCCTCTACGACCTCCCCTCCGCCGCGGACCTCGGCCCGCTGCTGGACCCCTCGGCCGCCGTCTCCGCGCTCGCCTTCTACTCCCGTGGCCCCGTGCCGCGGAACCTCCTGGCCGCCTGCGACGACGGCGCGCTCCTCCTCTACGACGCCGACGGCTTCGCGCTGCTCGCCACGCTCCGCGCCTTCCCGCGCCACGAGGCCGTCGAGGGCCTCGCGGTGCACCCTTCGGGCCGCGTCGCGCTCGCCGTCGGCCGCGCGGGGGCGCTTGCCATGCTCAACCTCGTCCGCGGCCGACGCAGCTTCACATGCCGCCTCGAGCGCCCCGCGTCCGCGGTCGCCTATGCCGAGGACAAGGACGGTGGGGACCGGTTCGTCATGGCTGCTGAGGAGAAGGTCGCCGTGCACGATTCCGAGGATGCCAGGGTTATTCATCAGATGGACTGTGGCAAGAGGGTGCTCGTCATGGCACCTGCAAAG AATGGGGTCCTTTACACTGGAGGCGAGGACCGTTGTGTTACTGCTTGGGATCTGTCCAGCGGCAAGGTCTCCTCACGCATTGAGGGTGCTCATGCAACTCGTGTAAAAGGGGTTGTTGTTTTCGATAATCGGAAGGGTGGATCGGAGTTCTGCAATCTAATTGCTTCTGCTTCGTCCGACGGTATCATAAGGATATGGGACGTCCGGGCAATTGGAAATGGAAAGCCTACTCCATTAGCAGAGGCAAATACAAAAGCAAGGCTAACCTGTCTTTCTGGAACTTCATTGAAAT GA
- the LOC8071472 gene encoding origin of replication complex subunit 3 gives MSAPPCDTLPTAANNIQPFLVLHKAAASSVPSSRAKHQIHTSQPSSPNPKSANRCRQPAGEECEDEGDLELYEQLRVEAFHRTWSKIQSTIDEVLRAINLKLFDQVLQWAKESFTSVRAITEPHRTEVQQPYPLLTDVICRRIPTAFVLTKNAEFVDDITTFHDLAGHMKSNGCHVVKLSAAELSAKHGVGGCFRSLLRQLLSDVPVVADVSALASWYCEAGNFDQPIIVIIDDLEQCSGDVLGELVMMLSEWVFKIPVFFVMGIATTLDAPKKLLSSEALQRLEPCKLTLGSPSDRLNALVEAVLVKPCTGFCISHEVAVFLRNYFFRHDGTITSFITALRLACCKHFSMEPLSFLCIGMLEEDSEEFWRDKFESLPQTIRKYAFDLPSSKNANNSNNSCNMVEGLSRLMKLQKDWSSVLLCLYEAGRQDKMQLLDIFCEAANPDLQTENSPDNYLCASKVTCENLLGVKSGSAKGFIAQVMNTIRYLPTEILLHVLEVWSIHLKGMSEINDRVKELQSTTIGADSVRTKRRSTANTGNGTVLLNDKVAALLQDVIRKYLVPVECLPFHEIICFKNVDILQSALIGNPRRMIQLDLLKSQSHLKCSCCSRSGAAVSGSLHDTSIMCNLAQEYGDVINLHDWYTAFEGIIKSTNSKGKRKSYSSPSKKKSKPTPLEGEGMIQARFCRAVTEMQITGLLRMPSKRRPDLVQRITFGP, from the coding sequence ATGTCAGCGCCGCCCTGTGACACCTTGCCCACCGCTGCCAACAACATCCAGCCATTTCTCGTCCTTCACAAGGCTGCTGCCTCCTCGGTACCATCTTCCCGGGCTAAGCACCAGATTCATACCTCACAGCCATCCTCACCCAACCCCAAATCAGCAAACAGATGTCGTCAGCCAGCGGGTGAGGAGTGTGAGGACGAAGGGGATTTGGAGCTATACGAGCAGCTGCGTGTTGAGGCCTTCCACCGGACCTGGTCCAAGATCCAATCCACCATTGACGAGGTCCTCAGGGCCATCAACCTCAAGCTGTTTGACCAGGTTCTGCAGTGGGCAAAGGAGTCCTTCACCTCAGTCCGTGCCATCACGGAACCGCACCGCACTGAAGTCCAGCAGCCGTACCCTCTCCTGACTGATGTGATCTGCAGAAGGATTCCCACAGCATTCGTCCTCACCAAGAATGCGGAGTTTGTTGATGATATCACAACGTTTCATGATCTTGCAGGgcatatgaagtccaatggatGTCATGTAGTCAAGCTGTCAGCAGCTGAATtatcagcaaaacatggagTTGGTGGTTGCTTTAGGAGCCTGTTGAGGCAGCTACTATCCGATGTTCCAGTTGTTGCTGATGTATCTGCGCTTGCATCATGGTATTGTGAAGCTGGGAACTTTGATCAGCCTATCATTGTCATAATTGATGATTTGGAGCAATGTTCTGGTGATGTGCTGGGAGAGCTTGTGATGATGCTGAGTGAATGGGTGTTTAAAATTCCAGTCTTCTTTGTAATGGGGATAGCAACTACCCTTGATGCTCCAAAGAAGCTTCTCTCATCAGAGGCCCTTCAACGATTAGAGCCCTGCAAACTTACCTTGGGGTCTCCCTCAGATAGATTGAATGCACTTGTTGAGGCCGTCCTTGTTAAACCATGCACTGGATTTTGCATCAGTCATGAAGTCGCAGTGTTCCTCAGAAATTACTTTTTTAGGCATGATGGGACAATAACTTCTTTTATTACTGCTCTCAGGCTTGCATGCTGTAAGCACTTCTCCATGGAACCTCTAAGCTTTTTGTGCATTGGAATGCTGGAGGAAGATTCTGAGGAATTTTGGCGTGATAAGTTTGAATCGCTCCCTCAAACAATACGGAAATATGCTTTTGATCTACCCTCATCCAAAAATGCAAATAATTCAAACAATTCTTGCAACATGGTAGAAGGATTGTCTAGGCTGATGAAATTGCAAAAGGATTGGAGTTCTGTTCTCTTGTGCCTGTATGAAGCTGGAAGACAGGACAAAATGCAGCTTTTGGATATCTTCTGTGAGGCAGCCAACCCAGATTTGCAAACTGAAAATTCACCAGATAATTACTTATGTGCCTCTAAAGTGACTTGTGAAAACTTATTAGGAGTAAAGTCAGGGTCTGCTAAAGGATTTATAGCCcaagtaatgaatacaataaGGTACTTGCCTACGGAAATTTTGTTACATGTCCTTGAAGTTTGGAGCATCCATTTAAAAGGAATGAGTGAGATCAACGACAGAGTGAAGGAGCTTCAGTCAACCACAATTGGTGCTGATAGTGTTAGGACCAAAAGAAGATCAACCGCCAATACTGGAAATGGAACAGTTCTACTAAATGATAAAGTGGCTGCACTATTACAGGATGTCATTAGGAAATATTTGGTACCTGTTGAGTGCTTGCCTTTTCATGAAATCATCTGCTTCAAGAATGTTGACATCCTCCAATCTGCGCTGATTGGAAATCCAAGAAGAATGATTCAACTTGATCTTCTGAAGTCACAGAGCCATCTGAAATGTTCTTGTTGCAGCAGGAGTGGTGCTGCTGTGTCAGGATCGTTGCATGACACATCAATCATGTGTAACCTAGCCCAAGAATATGGTGATGTGATTAACCTTCATGATTGGTACACGGCCTTTGAAGGCATTATCAAGAGCACAAATTCAAAAGGCAAACGGAAATCTTACAGTTCTCCCTCGAAGAAGAAATCAAAACCCACACCTCTGGAGGGTGAAGGTATGATCCAAGCAAGGTTTTGCAGAGCTGTTACTGAGATGCAAATCACTGGCCTTCTTCGGATGCCAAGCAAGAGAAGGCCCGATCTTGTGCAGAGAATCACGTTCGGTCCTTGA